The following are encoded in a window of Paramormyrops kingsleyae isolate MSU_618 chromosome 12, PKINGS_0.4, whole genome shotgun sequence genomic DNA:
- the LOC140577717 gene encoding uncharacterized protein, which yields MLVKVQFWNSKKFIKLQDGFTYVDFINKGTALRIYDDTDTEIEEDILHELLKAKPDMMLTVRDNNTELEMLPPGSSSCTDTLSISSRSSSDLDQTPERPAKRSKKLEDPATAAKEVVLAALNHKAGGDAVLADYRSKNTLTSETRRVLVNILVGHMVEMHGRIPTRNQREQYALGIVILFPALRDPYSKKGYEHFNDVDSGTGYLAWRLKTVQRNTSHRAAKGDAASSDLGGPCLKRSINPEEHLDEDAVREAIALLCHTSEEGQIFFKMKETFHHRHGLVHDPDKTMDILKIFPRFLDTKGLVNQDFRLLFNPETANKLLEKWDTVFKPGIIEEAMGL from the exons ATGCTTGTTAAAGTTCAGTTTTGGAACTCCAAAAAATTCATCAAGCTTCAAGATGGATTTACATATGTGGACTTCATAAATAAAG GGACAGCTCTTCGTATTTATGATGACACTGACACAGAGATTGAGGAGGACATTTTGCATGAATTACTTAAGGCAAAACCTGACATGATGTTAACAGTCAGAGACAACAATACTG AATTGGAGATGTTACCTCCAGGAAGCAGCTCCTGCACTGATACTTTGTCCATATCTAGCCGTTCATCAAGTGACTTAGACCAAACACCAGAGCGTCCGGCCAAGAGGTCCAAAAAGTTAGAAGATCCGGCAACTGCCGCCAAAgag GTTGTCCTTGCTGCCTTAAACCACAAAGCCGGTGGCGATGCCGTACTTGCTGATTACAGATCCAAAAACACTCTGACAAGTGAAACAAGGCGTGTTCTTGTCAACATACTGGTTGGACACATGGTAGAGATGCATGG GCGGATTCCTACACGGAACCAAAGAGAGCAGTATGCCCTTGGTATTGTGATACTTTTCCCAGCATTGCGAGATCCATACTCAAAGAAAGGCTAT GAGCATTTCAATGATGTTGACAGCGGAACTGGCTACCTTGCCTGGCGACTAAAGACAGTGCAGAGGAATACATCTCATCGTGCTGCTAAGGGTGATGCAGCTAGCTCTGACCTGGGTGGACCTTGCTTGAAGAGATCCATCAACCCTGAAGAGCACCTTGATGAAGACGCAGTGAGAGAGGCCATTGCCTTGCTTTGCCATACCTCTGAAGAAGGTCAGATCTTCTTTAAGATGAAGGAAACGTTCCATCACAGACATGGACTTGTCCATGACCCAGATAAAACCATGGATATTCTGAAAATATTTCCCCGGTTTTTAGACACCAAAGGACTG GTTAACCAAGACTTCAGACTCCTCTTCAATCCTGAAACGGCTAATAAATTGCTGGAAAAGTGGGACACTGTATTCAAGCCAGGAATCATTGAGGAAGCCATGGGCTTG